The following are encoded together in the Anaerostipes caccae L1-92 genome:
- a CDS encoding BglG family transcription antiterminator, which yields MLNQRQIEILLEFCNHSDEFLTASHFAKKLDVSLRTVQGDMKVIRKELADETCAELVSKASKGSCIQVKNYDEFSAFVNSLYQQYTTVSLNYPTSRISKILLLLLNRHRAVSVMELEDKLYISRSTLQNDLKKVEEVLEKFQLELLKSSNKVMIDGYEINKRRCLAEQDLYLAHIKNEQGMVYIDERQLAKIKNILTDIFVNYKYHIMDTDFNNAILFLNIMICRMGEGFYIQPGELDISEQLGNEYEIAKAVFGKISRRFFIKVPDEEIRYFSLYLKGQGNNRDSDTITQEMDNFISEAFEEIRRNFGVDFTDNINLRITLALHCMSLSIRIKYDMQVKNDMLNYIRETFPLGYDIGAYFAFLLHQQYGKRVSEDEVALLAVHFYSSLLELNSRQGNKRILVISALKNSMTLLMKQTLLKWFSEYVSVIDFVNPMDVTEDMLDEYDIFLTTEKEEFFEKGLAMYVDTFPNQHDYMNIKLNIDGFKDIEDVADIFHPELFSSVKSSNKEEVLSMLCEKSTAYFQVENLHSQVLQREEIGSTFFSKQIAVPHPMYAVSSDTFVAVCVSKEPIIWDEEKNEVHLVMLMHIGKNNPQAFQLWDYFSKMFADKSLVERLVEDPSYPNFIRLVKGALETGINSTETI from the coding sequence ATGTTAAACCAACGACAAATTGAAATTTTATTAGAATTCTGCAATCACTCCGATGAGTTCCTGACTGCGTCTCATTTTGCAAAGAAACTGGACGTGAGTCTCAGGACCGTTCAGGGGGACATGAAAGTGATCCGAAAGGAACTTGCGGATGAGACATGTGCGGAATTGGTTTCCAAGGCTTCCAAGGGAAGCTGTATCCAAGTGAAAAACTATGATGAGTTTTCCGCATTCGTGAATTCTCTGTACCAGCAGTACACAACAGTATCTCTTAATTATCCTACAAGCCGGATCAGCAAGATACTGCTTTTGCTTCTGAACAGACACAGGGCTGTATCTGTTATGGAATTGGAAGACAAGCTTTATATTTCGAGATCCACACTGCAGAATGATTTAAAGAAAGTAGAGGAAGTCCTTGAAAAGTTCCAGCTGGAACTATTAAAAAGCAGCAATAAAGTCATGATTGACGGATATGAGATCAATAAGAGACGATGCCTGGCGGAACAGGATCTCTATCTGGCCCATATCAAAAACGAACAGGGCATGGTATATATTGATGAGAGACAGCTTGCAAAGATTAAAAATATACTGACTGATATTTTTGTAAACTATAAGTATCACATTATGGACACGGACTTCAACAATGCGATCCTGTTTTTAAATATCATGATCTGCCGGATGGGTGAAGGATTTTACATACAGCCGGGCGAACTGGATATTTCGGAACAGCTGGGCAATGAATACGAGATAGCCAAAGCAGTCTTCGGGAAGATCAGCCGGAGATTCTTCATAAAAGTACCGGATGAGGAGATACGGTATTTTTCTCTATACTTGAAGGGACAGGGAAATAACAGAGATTCCGATACGATTACTCAGGAGATGGATAATTTTATTTCTGAAGCTTTTGAAGAAATCCGGCGGAACTTTGGGGTAGATTTTACGGACAACATAAATCTGCGGATCACATTGGCGCTGCACTGTATGTCATTGAGTATCCGAATCAAATATGATATGCAGGTCAAAAATGATATGCTCAACTATATCCGGGAGACTTTCCCGCTTGGTTATGATATTGGGGCTTATTTTGCATTTCTGCTTCATCAGCAGTATGGAAAGAGGGTGTCAGAAGATGAAGTGGCGCTTCTGGCCGTCCATTTTTACAGCAGCCTTCTGGAATTGAACAGCCGCCAGGGGAATAAACGGATTCTCGTGATCTCCGCTTTGAAAAACAGTATGACGCTTTTGATGAAACAGACCCTGCTGAAATGGTTCTCGGAGTATGTCTCTGTTATAGACTTCGTCAATCCTATGGATGTGACGGAAGACATGCTGGACGAATATGATATCTTTCTGACCACAGAAAAAGAAGAATTTTTTGAGAAGGGGCTGGCAATGTATGTGGATACATTCCCCAATCAGCATGATTATATGAATATTAAGCTGAATATTGATGGATTTAAGGATATAGAAGATGTGGCAGATATTTTTCATCCGGAGCTGTTTTCCAGTGTGAAGTCTTCGAATAAGGAAGAAGTGCTCAGTATGCTCTGCGAAAAATCCACTGCTTATTTCCAGGTAGAAAATCTTCATTCCCAGGTTTTACAGAGGGAAGAAATCGGCAGTACCTTTTTCAGCAAGCAGATCGCAGTGCCTCATCCGATGTATGCGGTTTCATCCGATACGTTTGTGGCAGTATGCGTATCGAAAGAACCTATCATTTGGGATGAAGAGAAAAATGAGGTTCACTTGGTGATGCTGATGCACATCGGAAAAAATAATCCGCAGGCATTTCAGCTTTGGGATTATTTCTCCAAAATGTTTGCCGATAAGTCTCTGGTGGAACGTCTGGTAGAAGATCCGTCTTATCCTAATTTTATCCGGCTGGTAAAAGGGGCTTTGGAGACAGGCATCAACAGCACGGAGACAATTTAA